A genomic segment from Micromonospora echinaurantiaca encodes:
- a CDS encoding Rne/Rng family ribonuclease, protein MLENEPEGGERTGAQPAGETADNSNTLDGSAVGSAPLAGPEGEAPAAPTRRRATRRRAAPLNQPEQVEAPVEASSAPTPGSGEAPEAEVLAPISGDLDAAPKTPRRRRKATTAKAAEEQPTEVTEASAAEAAPPVKATRTRRRKAAPAAAEPAAETPAEGAAPAAEPAGVAPAEAAPETGPAAGTDFGAAAPASDSGAEPRSGEVPPGVAVSPPEDEEAEREAPEAVEPEVVEPEPRTRRRRAALSAPTVLFMAPQPEELPVARVVPPAPVEEPAEEAAEPSRRRRRGRREAEPVEAVEIEEEPTEEPEEAEEAAEEDEEEAAAARRRRRRGRRGRGRGKGGVEDAEDEEAEEAIRAEAEEAEAEEAEEEEAEGGEGLTRRRRRRRRRGAGDTEGAADDGVPTVVKIREPRRTVDEVQGVSGSTRLEAKRQRRRDGREQRRTRPPILSESEFLARREAVDRVMAVRQRGDRTQIAVLEDGVLVEHYVTRNSSGTMAGNVYLGKVQNVLPSMEAAFVDVGRGRNAVLYAGEVNWDATGLEGRARSIEQALKSGDSVLVQVTKDPIGHKGARLTSHIALSGRHLVYVPNGNASGISRKLPDNERKRLRDVLKKLVPDGAGVIVRTAAEGASEDELARDVKRLQAQWEDIQAKAASGGAPVLLYEEPDLVIRVVRDLFNEDFRELVMEGDEAYDMVESYLSHVSPDLVARLRRHVGTTDVFAEYRIDEQILKGLDRKVFLPSGGHLVIDRTEAMTVVDVNTGKYTGAGGNLEETVTRNNLEAAEEIVRQLRLRDIGGIVVIDFIDMVLESNRELVLRRLTECLGRDRTKHQVTEITSLGLVQMTRKRIGAGLLEAFSETCECCKGRGVIIHTEPVPEKPRGAGAGEKVKAVASAVAAPEATGGTSRRRARKGAPAERTVVEVTDTDTATTTTDADYHDTMGYDLSRYETDTAAAPEVSDSQQGESARLAAPDDPDALAEADAEESEGGTGRRRSRRGGARRRTRP, encoded by the coding sequence ATGCTCGAGAACGAGCCCGAGGGCGGCGAACGGACCGGTGCACAGCCGGCCGGCGAGACCGCCGACAACAGCAACACCCTCGACGGCAGTGCCGTCGGAAGCGCCCCGCTCGCGGGGCCCGAGGGCGAGGCTCCGGCCGCGCCGACCCGGCGGCGGGCCACCCGGCGGCGGGCCGCCCCGCTGAACCAGCCCGAGCAGGTCGAGGCGCCGGTCGAGGCGTCCAGCGCGCCGACCCCGGGCAGCGGGGAGGCCCCGGAGGCCGAGGTCCTCGCTCCGATCTCCGGCGACCTCGACGCCGCGCCGAAGACCCCACGTCGCCGGCGCAAGGCCACCACCGCGAAGGCGGCCGAGGAGCAGCCGACCGAGGTGACGGAGGCGTCCGCCGCCGAGGCCGCGCCGCCGGTCAAGGCCACCCGTACCCGGCGGCGGAAGGCCGCCCCCGCGGCGGCCGAGCCGGCCGCGGAGACGCCGGCCGAGGGCGCCGCCCCGGCCGCCGAGCCCGCTGGCGTCGCACCGGCCGAAGCCGCCCCGGAGACCGGGCCGGCGGCCGGAACCGACTTCGGCGCCGCCGCGCCGGCGTCCGACAGCGGGGCCGAGCCCCGCTCCGGTGAGGTCCCGCCGGGCGTGGCGGTCAGCCCGCCCGAGGACGAGGAGGCCGAGCGCGAAGCGCCGGAGGCCGTCGAGCCCGAGGTCGTCGAGCCGGAGCCCCGGACCCGCCGCCGGCGGGCCGCGCTCTCCGCGCCCACCGTCCTGTTCATGGCACCGCAGCCGGAGGAACTCCCGGTCGCCCGGGTCGTCCCGCCGGCGCCGGTCGAGGAGCCCGCCGAGGAGGCGGCCGAGCCGTCCCGCCGGCGTCGGCGGGGTCGCCGCGAGGCCGAGCCGGTCGAGGCGGTGGAGATCGAGGAGGAGCCGACCGAGGAGCCCGAGGAAGCCGAAGAGGCCGCCGAGGAGGACGAGGAGGAGGCCGCGGCCGCCCGCCGCCGGCGCCGCCGGGGTCGCCGTGGCCGGGGCCGTGGCAAGGGCGGTGTCGAGGACGCCGAGGACGAGGAGGCCGAGGAGGCCATCCGGGCCGAGGCCGAGGAGGCTGAGGCGGAGGAGGCCGAGGAAGAGGAGGCCGAGGGCGGCGAGGGGCTGACCCGCCGCCGGCGTCGCCGGCGTCGCCGGGGTGCCGGGGACACCGAGGGGGCCGCCGACGACGGCGTGCCGACCGTCGTCAAGATCCGCGAGCCCCGGCGGACCGTCGACGAGGTGCAGGGCGTCTCCGGCTCGACCCGGCTGGAGGCCAAGCGGCAGCGCCGCCGGGACGGCCGCGAACAGCGCCGGACCCGCCCGCCGATCCTCAGCGAGTCGGAGTTCCTGGCCCGCCGGGAGGCGGTGGACCGGGTGATGGCGGTGCGCCAGCGCGGTGACCGTACCCAGATCGCCGTCCTCGAGGACGGCGTGCTGGTCGAGCACTACGTCACCCGCAACTCGTCCGGCACGATGGCCGGCAACGTCTACCTGGGCAAGGTGCAGAACGTCCTGCCGAGCATGGAGGCGGCCTTCGTCGACGTCGGCCGCGGCCGCAACGCGGTGCTCTACGCCGGCGAGGTCAACTGGGACGCCACCGGCCTGGAGGGGCGGGCCCGCTCGATCGAGCAGGCGCTGAAGTCCGGCGACTCGGTGCTGGTGCAGGTCACCAAGGACCCGATCGGGCACAAGGGCGCCCGGCTGACCAGCCACATCGCGCTCTCCGGCCGGCACCTGGTCTACGTGCCCAACGGCAATGCCTCCGGGATCAGCCGGAAGCTGCCGGACAACGAGCGCAAGCGGCTGCGGGACGTGCTGAAGAAGCTGGTGCCGGACGGCGCGGGCGTGATCGTGCGGACCGCCGCCGAGGGCGCCAGCGAGGACGAGTTGGCCCGCGACGTGAAGCGGCTCCAGGCGCAGTGGGAGGACATCCAGGCCAAGGCGGCCTCCGGTGGCGCCCCGGTGCTGCTCTACGAGGAGCCGGACCTGGTCATCCGGGTGGTCCGGGACCTGTTCAACGAGGACTTCCGCGAGCTGGTCATGGAGGGCGACGAGGCGTACGACATGGTCGAGTCGTACCTGTCACACGTCTCGCCCGACCTGGTGGCCCGGCTGCGCCGGCACGTCGGCACCACCGACGTCTTCGCCGAGTACCGGATCGACGAGCAGATCCTCAAGGGGCTCGACCGCAAGGTCTTCCTGCCCTCCGGCGGTCACCTGGTGATCGACCGGACCGAGGCGATGACCGTGGTCGACGTGAACACCGGCAAGTACACCGGCGCCGGCGGCAACCTGGAGGAGACGGTCACCCGGAACAACCTGGAGGCCGCCGAGGAGATCGTCCGCCAGCTGCGGCTGCGCGACATCGGCGGCATCGTGGTGATCGACTTCATCGACATGGTGCTGGAGTCGAACCGGGAGCTGGTGCTGCGCCGGCTGACCGAGTGCCTGGGCCGGGACCGCACCAAGCACCAAGTCACCGAGATCACCTCGCTGGGCCTGGTGCAGATGACCCGCAAGCGGATCGGCGCCGGCCTGCTGGAGGCGTTCAGCGAGACCTGCGAGTGCTGCAAGGGCCGCGGCGTGATCATTCACACCGAGCCGGTGCCGGAGAAGCCGCGCGGCGCCGGGGCGGGGGAGAAGGTCAAGGCGGTCGCCTCGGCGGTCGCCGCCCCGGAGGCGACCGGCGGGACGTCCCGGCGGCGGGCCCGCAAGGGCGCGCCGGCCGAGCGGACCGTGGTCGAGGTGACCGACACCGACACCGCCACCACGACGACGGACGCCGACTACCACGACACCATGGGCTACGACCTGTCCCGCTACGAGACGGACACCGCCGCCGCACCGGAGGTGTCCGACAGCCAGCAGGGCGAGTCGGCCCGGTTGGCCGCGCCGGACGACCCGGACGCGCTCGCCGAGGCCGACGCCGAGGAGTCGGAGGGCGGCACCGGGCGGCGCCGGTCGCGCCGTGGCGGCGCCCGACGGCGTACCCGGCCGTGA
- the obgE gene encoding GTPase ObgE, with amino-acid sequence MTTFVDRVVLHLQAGDGGHGCVSIHREKFKPFGGPDGGNGGHGGSVSLVVDPQVHTLLDFHFRPHVKAPNGKGGAGSNRDGANGGDLVLKVPNGTVVQTLDGTVLADMVGAGTTFEVARGGRGGRGNAALANARRKAPGFAELGEPGEHLDVVLELKSVADVGLVGFPSAGKSSLISVISAAKPKIADYPFTTLVPNLGVVRVDNHTFTVADVPGLIPGAATGKGLGLEFLRHVERCAVLVHVIDTATLEPGRDPLADIDTIEAELAEYGGLADRPRLVALNKVDVPDGRDLAEIVRPDLEARGLRVFEVSAATREGLKELTYAMAELVEAARQAAPPAEPTRIVIRPTAVDDAGFTIEPAPDGAWVVRGVRPERWVRQTNFDNDEAVGYLADRLARLGVEEKLAKAGAEAGDLVRIGDREFDWQPTLYAGVDFIPGNRGTDVRLEEKSTRAPAAERLAARKARRQRPADEIEAGDVAAGEPAVEADAE; translated from the coding sequence GTGACGACGTTCGTTGACCGGGTCGTCCTGCACCTGCAGGCCGGCGACGGCGGGCACGGCTGTGTCTCGATTCACCGGGAGAAGTTCAAGCCGTTCGGTGGCCCCGACGGCGGCAACGGCGGGCACGGCGGCAGCGTGTCGCTGGTGGTCGACCCGCAGGTGCACACGCTGCTCGACTTCCACTTCCGCCCGCACGTCAAGGCGCCGAACGGCAAGGGCGGGGCCGGTTCGAACCGGGACGGCGCCAACGGCGGCGACCTGGTGCTCAAGGTGCCCAACGGCACCGTGGTGCAGACGCTCGACGGCACCGTGCTGGCCGACATGGTCGGCGCCGGCACCACCTTCGAGGTGGCCCGGGGCGGGCGCGGCGGGCGGGGCAACGCCGCGCTGGCCAACGCCCGCCGCAAGGCACCCGGCTTCGCCGAACTGGGCGAGCCCGGCGAGCACCTCGACGTGGTGCTGGAGCTGAAGAGCGTGGCCGACGTCGGTCTGGTCGGCTTCCCGTCGGCCGGCAAGTCGTCGCTGATCTCGGTGATCTCCGCCGCCAAGCCGAAGATCGCCGACTACCCGTTCACCACCCTGGTGCCCAACCTCGGCGTGGTCCGGGTCGACAACCACACCTTCACCGTCGCGGACGTGCCGGGTCTGATCCCGGGCGCGGCCACCGGCAAGGGGCTCGGGCTGGAGTTCCTCCGGCACGTCGAGCGGTGCGCGGTGCTGGTGCACGTAATCGACACGGCGACCCTGGAGCCGGGGCGGGACCCGCTCGCCGACATCGACACCATCGAGGCCGAGCTGGCCGAGTACGGCGGGTTGGCCGATCGGCCCCGGCTGGTCGCGCTGAACAAGGTCGACGTGCCGGACGGCCGCGACCTCGCCGAGATCGTCCGCCCCGACCTGGAGGCGCGGGGCCTGCGGGTGTTCGAGGTCTCCGCGGCCACCCGGGAGGGGCTCAAGGAGCTCACCTACGCGATGGCGGAACTGGTGGAGGCGGCGCGCCAGGCGGCCCCGCCGGCCGAGCCGACCCGCATCGTGATCCGCCCGACCGCGGTGGACGACGCCGGGTTCACCATCGAGCCGGCGCCGGACGGCGCCTGGGTGGTGCGCGGCGTACGGCCGGAGCGCTGGGTACGGCAGACGAACTTCGACAACGACGAGGCGGTCGGCTACCTCGCCGACCGGCTGGCCCGGCTGGGTGTCGAGGAGAAGCTCGCCAAGGCCGGTGCCGAGGCCGGCGACCTGGTCCGCATCGGCGACCGGGAGTTCGACTGGCAGCCCACCCTCTACGCCGGCGTCGACTTCATCCCCGGCAACCGGGGCACCGACGTGCGGCTGGAGGAGAAGTCGACCCGGGCCCCGGCGGCGGAGCGGTTGGCGGCCCGCAAGGCCCGCCGGCAGCGGCCGGCCGACGAGATCGAGGCCGGCGACGTGGCGGCCGGCGAGCCGGCGGTGGAGGCCGACGCCGAATAG
- the rplU gene encoding 50S ribosomal protein L21, whose product MYAIVKTGGKQYKVAEGDVIEVEKLAGAPGDAVKLAAVLLVDGDDLVTDAAKLAKVEVSGEIAAHTKGPKIRIHKFKNKTGYHKRQGHRQPLTQVKVTGISSGK is encoded by the coding sequence ATGTACGCGATCGTCAAGACCGGCGGCAAGCAGTACAAGGTCGCCGAGGGCGACGTGATCGAGGTCGAGAAGCTCGCCGGTGCCCCCGGCGACGCGGTGAAGCTCGCCGCGGTGCTCCTCGTCGACGGTGACGACCTGGTGACCGACGCGGCGAAGCTTGCCAAGGTCGAGGTGTCCGGCGAGATCGCCGCGCACACCAAGGGCCCGAAGATCCGGATCCACAAGTTCAAGAACAAGACCGGCTACCACAAGCGCCAGGGTCACCGCCAGCCGCTGACCCAGGTCAAGGTGACCGGCATCTCCAGCGGGAAGTAG
- the rpmA gene encoding 50S ribosomal protein L27: protein MAHKKGASSSRNGRDSAAQRLGVKRFGGQVVSAGEILVRQRGTKFHPGDLVGRGGDDTLFALAAGSVQFGTKRGRKTVSIVPQQ from the coding sequence ATGGCTCACAAAAAGGGTGCGTCCAGCTCGCGTAACGGCCGTGACTCCGCGGCCCAGCGGCTCGGCGTGAAGCGCTTCGGTGGTCAGGTCGTCAGCGCCGGCGAGATCCTCGTCCGGCAGCGTGGCACCAAGTTCCACCCCGGTGACCTGGTCGGCCGCGGCGGTGACGACACGCTCTTCGCGCTGGCCGCCGGTTCGGTGCAGTTCGGCACCAAGCGCGGTCGCAAGACCGTCAGCATCGTGCCGCAGCAGTAG
- a CDS encoding GNAT family N-acetyltransferase, translating into MLIESRPATDPEIAALVAAQQRELREADGGLDGQATVTHSDIRYLAVVVDGRAVACGGIQALDAGTGELKRMYVRPAYRGRGIARQLLVALEELAFRQGHETVCLETGSYLPAAIGLYTSSGYQPIPVYGEYVDNPYSVCFAKRLRVPA; encoded by the coding sequence ATGCTGATCGAGTCACGTCCCGCCACCGATCCGGAGATCGCCGCCCTGGTCGCGGCCCAGCAGCGCGAGTTGCGCGAGGCCGACGGCGGGCTGGACGGGCAGGCCACCGTGACCCACAGCGACATCCGCTACCTGGCGGTGGTCGTCGACGGGCGCGCGGTGGCCTGCGGCGGGATCCAGGCACTGGACGCCGGCACCGGTGAGCTCAAGCGGATGTACGTGCGGCCCGCGTACCGGGGGCGGGGGATCGCCCGACAGTTGCTCGTCGCGCTCGAGGAACTGGCCTTCCGGCAGGGGCACGAGACGGTCTGCCTGGAGACCGGCAGTTACCTGCCGGCGGCCATCGGCCTCTACACCTCCAGCGGCTACCAGCCGATCCCGGTCTACGGCGAGTACGTCGACAACCCGTACAGCGTCTGCTTCGCCAAGCGGCTGCGCGTGCCGGCCTGA
- a CDS encoding TIGR03936 family radical SAM-associated protein: MRYAKRGPLRFTSHRDFARAFERALRRAGVPVAFSQGFTPHPKISYASAAPTGVASEAEYLEIGLREQVDPAQLRAALDAALSPGLDVLEAVVATGGSLADRIEASHWRIELPEVDPRVLATAVSAFTAADEVLVERMTKQGRRTFDARAAVISIDAVAPTETPSGALGVPCAILELVVRQVTPSVRPDDVLSGLRVVAALEPPVPPRVIRLAQGTLTAQGAIADPLEADRDGATIGGH; encoded by the coding sequence ATCCGGTACGCCAAGCGCGGACCGCTGCGGTTCACCTCGCACCGGGACTTCGCCCGTGCGTTCGAGCGGGCGCTGCGCCGGGCCGGGGTGCCCGTCGCCTTCTCCCAGGGCTTCACCCCGCACCCCAAGATCTCGTACGCCAGCGCGGCGCCGACCGGCGTGGCGAGCGAGGCCGAGTACCTGGAGATCGGACTGCGCGAGCAGGTCGACCCGGCGCAGCTGCGCGCCGCCCTGGACGCCGCGCTCTCGCCCGGCCTCGACGTGCTGGAGGCCGTGGTGGCCACCGGCGGCAGCCTGGCCGACCGGATCGAGGCGTCCCACTGGCGGATCGAGCTGCCCGAGGTCGACCCGCGCGTGCTGGCGACCGCGGTGTCCGCTTTCACCGCCGCCGACGAGGTGCTGGTGGAGCGGATGACCAAGCAGGGCCGGCGCACCTTCGACGCCCGGGCGGCAGTCATCTCCATCGATGCCGTCGCGCCGACGGAGACGCCTTCCGGGGCGTTGGGCGTACCGTGTGCGATACTCGAACTGGTCGTGCGGCAGGTCACCCCCTCCGTACGACCCGATGACGTCCTTTCCGGCCTCCGCGTGGTGGCCGCCCTGGAGCCGCCGGTTCCGCCGAGGGTTATCCGGCTGGCTCAGGGCACGCTGACCGCGCAGGGTGCGATCGCGGATCCGTTGGAAGCGGACCGCGACGGGGCAACCATCGGCGGGCACTGA